The following proteins are co-located in the Microbacterium sp. SORGH_AS_0888 genome:
- a CDS encoding histidine phosphatase family protein: MTRLLLIRHGETDWNRARLIQGSTDIPLNDTGREQARGAALLLRDALAGEPAVVAASDLQRAQETGSIVAAELGLPAPWTTPLLRERSYGEAEGMSVDEYHRRFDGAEAVPGAETDAELNDRALRGIREAIGRARRETGASGGALVVATHGGLIRAVISRASGGAFPAPGERIANGSVHEVLVERDRIRLLSYSAV; encoded by the coding sequence GTGACCCGTCTGCTCCTCATCCGACACGGCGAGACCGACTGGAACCGCGCGCGCCTGATCCAGGGATCCACCGACATCCCCTTGAACGACACCGGACGCGAGCAGGCGAGGGGCGCCGCCCTCCTGCTGCGGGATGCGTTGGCGGGCGAACCGGCCGTCGTCGCGGCCAGCGACCTGCAGCGTGCGCAGGAGACGGGATCGATCGTCGCCGCAGAGCTGGGCCTGCCGGCTCCGTGGACGACTCCCCTGCTGCGTGAGCGTTCGTACGGCGAGGCCGAGGGGATGTCCGTCGACGAGTACCACCGGCGGTTCGACGGCGCGGAGGCCGTTCCCGGCGCCGAGACCGACGCCGAGCTGAACGATCGCGCGCTGCGCGGCATCCGCGAGGCGATCGGGCGCGCGCGCCGGGAGACCGGCGCCTCGGGCGGTGCGCTCGTGGTGGCGACGCACGGCGGCCTCATCCGTGCCGTGATCTCCCGCGCGAGCGGGGGCGCCTTTCCCGCTCCGGGCGAACGGATCGCGAACGGCTCGGTGCACGAGGTCCTCGTCGAGCGCGATCGGATCCGGCTGCTCTCGTACTCGGCTGTGTGA
- a CDS encoding Sir2 family NAD-dependent protein deacetylase has translation MPVVTPFDPQTTALVGRAVDALAGRRVAVLTGAGVSTDSGIPDYRGQGAPVRRPMTVDQFLASRSARQRYWVGSHLGWRRFAAAAPNAGHEALASLERDGVTAGVVTQNVDGLHLRAGSRRVVELHGTMRRVVCLQCGQVFDRRDLAARVEADNPWLPLDDDLPLGPDGDVAADAVADFVVPACTVCGGMLKPDVVFFGEFIPAEKFREAEQILQSCDALLIAGSSLVVNSGIRFVERARRRKLPVVIVNRGETRADARATVKIDAGTSEVLRALADMLPSAR, from the coding sequence GTGCCTGTTGTGACTCCGTTCGACCCGCAGACCACTGCGCTGGTAGGACGAGCCGTCGACGCGCTGGCCGGTCGCCGGGTGGCCGTCCTGACCGGTGCCGGTGTGTCGACCGACTCCGGCATCCCGGACTATCGCGGCCAGGGAGCACCCGTGCGCCGACCGATGACGGTGGATCAGTTCCTCGCAAGCCGCTCGGCGCGCCAGCGTTACTGGGTCGGCAGCCACCTCGGCTGGCGGCGGTTCGCCGCCGCGGCCCCGAACGCGGGGCACGAGGCGCTCGCCTCTCTCGAACGGGACGGCGTGACGGCCGGCGTCGTCACACAGAACGTCGACGGCCTGCACCTGCGCGCCGGCAGTCGGCGTGTCGTCGAGCTCCACGGCACGATGCGCCGTGTCGTGTGCCTGCAGTGCGGCCAGGTGTTCGATCGCCGCGACCTGGCGGCACGGGTCGAGGCCGACAATCCGTGGTTGCCGCTCGACGACGATCTTCCGCTCGGCCCCGACGGGGATGTCGCCGCCGACGCCGTCGCGGACTTCGTGGTGCCGGCCTGCACGGTGTGCGGGGGCATGCTCAAGCCCGACGTGGTCTTCTTCGGTGAGTTCATCCCGGCGGAGAAGTTCCGTGAGGCGGAGCAGATCCTGCAGTCGTGCGACGCGCTGCTGATCGCGGGCTCGTCGCTCGTCGTGAACTCCGGCATCAGATTTGTGGAGCGCGCGCGTCGACGTAAGCTGCCGGTGGTGATCGTGAACCGCGGCGAGACGCGGGCCGACGCCCGCGCCACGGTCAAGATCGACGCAGGGACCAGCGAGGTCCTGCGTGCGCTTGCCGACATGCTCCCCTCGGCGCGCTGA
- a CDS encoding Lrp/AsnC family transcriptional regulator, translated as MPRLDHLDLELLSALSADHRATVVALADKLGLSRNTVQARMSRLEARGAFLSYERAISSQILGFPIRACLTTVVRQRDLPRIREELAEVPEVLQALGLSGTADLLVLVAARDTQHLFDVDARILAIDGVERTETALVMDEVIPYRVSPLMDLVREKA; from the coding sequence ATGCCCAGACTCGACCACCTGGACTTGGAGCTCCTCAGCGCTCTGTCCGCCGATCATCGCGCGACCGTGGTCGCCCTCGCCGACAAGCTCGGGCTCTCGCGCAACACGGTCCAGGCGCGGATGTCGCGGCTCGAGGCCCGGGGTGCGTTTCTCAGCTACGAGCGCGCGATCTCGTCGCAGATCCTGGGGTTCCCCATCAGGGCCTGTCTCACGACGGTGGTGCGGCAGCGGGATCTCCCCCGCATCCGTGAAGAGCTGGCCGAGGTTCCCGAGGTGCTGCAGGCGCTGGGGCTCAGCGGAACGGCCGACCTGCTCGTGCTCGTCGCCGCCCGCGACACACAGCATCTCTTCGACGTGGACGCGCGGATCCTCGCGATCGACGGCGTCGAGCGCACGGAGACGGCGCTCGTGATGGACGAGGTGATCCCCTACCGGGTCAGTCCGCTGATGGACCTGGTCCGCGAGAAGGCGTAG
- a CDS encoding alpha/beta fold hydrolase has translation MSIPAYSERLEALPVAHHEAEIAGGRTSYWVYGSDDAPVTLLLVHGFRGDHHGLEPVVAHLRGVRVVSPDLPGFGLTPPLPGRTHDIDAYASWLREFAASVAPGAIVVGHSFGSIVSAAAVASGLDTPRLVLVNPIGAPALEGPRGILTRLAVLYYRLGAWLPRAAGEALLRNRVIVRAMSISMAKTRDPALRRFVHAQHDAYFSGFADRDVLLDAFVTSVSHDVREFAAAIDVPTLLIAADRDDITPIEAERALRALFPDARLVEIAGVGHLIHYETPRQAAEAITDFLAETMPAAPTPSRGPGPSAD, from the coding sequence GTGTCGATCCCCGCCTACTCCGAGCGTCTGGAAGCACTTCCCGTCGCGCATCACGAGGCCGAGATCGCCGGCGGCCGCACCTCGTACTGGGTGTACGGCTCTGATGATGCACCTGTCACGCTCCTGCTGGTCCACGGTTTCCGCGGCGATCACCACGGTCTCGAACCCGTGGTCGCTCATCTGCGCGGCGTCCGTGTCGTCTCACCCGATCTCCCGGGATTCGGTCTGACCCCACCGCTCCCGGGCCGCACCCACGACATCGACGCCTATGCATCGTGGCTGCGCGAGTTCGCGGCATCCGTCGCGCCCGGCGCGATCGTGGTCGGACACTCGTTCGGCTCGATCGTCTCCGCCGCCGCCGTGGCGAGCGGCCTCGACACCCCGCGTCTCGTGCTCGTCAACCCGATCGGCGCGCCGGCGCTGGAGGGCCCGCGCGGAATCCTGACCCGACTGGCGGTGCTCTACTACCGGCTGGGCGCGTGGCTTCCGCGCGCGGCGGGGGAGGCGCTGCTGCGCAACCGGGTGATCGTGCGGGCGATGAGCATCTCGATGGCCAAGACGAGGGATCCCGCGCTTCGCCGGTTCGTCCATGCGCAGCACGACGCCTACTTCTCCGGATTCGCCGACCGAGACGTGCTGCTCGACGCGTTCGTGACCTCCGTCTCCCACGACGTCCGCGAGTTCGCCGCCGCGATCGACGTGCCGACGCTCCTGATCGCCGCAGACCGGGACGACATCACCCCCATCGAGGCGGAACGCGCGCTCCGCGCGCTCTTCCCCGATGCACGGCTCGTCGAGATCGCCGGCGTGGGGCACCTCATCCACTACGAGACGCCTCGTCAGGCAGCGGAGGCGATCACGGATTTCCTCGCGGAGACGATGCCGGCCGCGCCTACGCCTTCTCGCGGACCAGGTCCATCAGCGGACTGA